One region of Intestinimonas massiliensis (ex Afouda et al. 2020) genomic DNA includes:
- a CDS encoding MBOAT family O-acyltransferase produces the protein MVFSSPLFLFFYLPAVLLVYYMTPLRWRNAVLLVFNLIFYGWGEPVYILIMFLSIAIDYTHGMLVERAKRRGRDGRARAAVCSSVLFNLALLFFFKYWDFLAESLAAVGLDFMPRLGLSLPIGISFYTFQTMSYTIDVYRGDAPVQRSVISFGTFVTLFPQLIAGPIIQYKDLDAQLDHRDHTAEKFASGVQVFVVGMAKKVLLANNLGMLWDAYKAVPAAGLTVLGAWLGVAAFSLQIYFDFSGYSDMAIGLGRMLGFEFKPNFDYPYISRSITEFWRRWHISLGTWFREYVYIPLGGNRVSRGRLCFNLLVVWGLTGIWHGASWNFLLWGLYFGVLLMLEKLFLKRWIDRWPACFRHAYTLLLVAVSWAIFALEDFGQLGAYLAVMFGLAGRSLTDGAFFYYLCSYLPVLVLACLASTPLARRLWHRAPARAVQAALPVLLLAGLLLSTAYLVDATYNPFLYFRF, from the coding sequence TTGGTCTTTTCCAGCCCGCTGTTTCTGTTTTTCTATCTGCCCGCAGTTCTGCTGGTTTACTATATGACGCCTCTGCGGTGGCGCAACGCGGTCCTGCTGGTCTTCAATCTGATCTTCTATGGCTGGGGGGAGCCGGTGTATATCCTCATCATGTTTCTCTCCATCGCCATTGACTACACCCATGGGATGCTGGTGGAGAGGGCCAAACGGCGGGGGCGGGACGGCCGGGCCCGGGCGGCGGTGTGCTCCTCGGTGCTCTTCAACCTGGCCCTGCTGTTTTTCTTCAAGTATTGGGACTTCCTGGCCGAGAGCCTGGCCGCCGTGGGGCTGGACTTCATGCCCCGGCTGGGTCTGAGCCTGCCCATCGGCATCTCCTTCTACACCTTCCAGACCATGAGCTATACCATCGACGTATACCGGGGGGACGCGCCGGTACAGCGCAGCGTGATCAGCTTCGGCACCTTCGTTACGCTTTTTCCCCAGCTCATTGCCGGCCCCATCATCCAGTACAAGGACCTGGACGCGCAGTTGGACCACCGGGACCACACGGCGGAGAAGTTTGCCTCCGGCGTGCAGGTCTTTGTGGTGGGTATGGCCAAGAAGGTGCTGCTGGCCAACAACCTGGGGATGCTGTGGGATGCCTACAAGGCCGTCCCCGCCGCCGGGCTCACCGTCCTGGGGGCCTGGCTGGGGGTGGCGGCGTTCTCCCTGCAAATCTACTTTGACTTCTCCGGCTACTCCGACATGGCCATCGGCCTGGGCCGGATGCTGGGCTTCGAGTTCAAGCCCAACTTTGACTACCCCTATATCTCCCGAAGCATCACCGAGTTCTGGCGGCGGTGGCACATCTCCCTGGGCACCTGGTTCCGGGAGTACGTCTACATCCCCCTGGGGGGCAACCGGGTCTCCCGGGGCCGGCTGTGCTTCAACCTGCTGGTGGTGTGGGGCCTGACCGGCATCTGGCACGGGGCGAGCTGGAACTTCCTGCTGTGGGGCCTCTATTTCGGGGTGCTCCTTATGCTGGAAAAGCTGTTTCTGAAGCGGTGGATCGACCGCTGGCCCGCCTGTTTCCGGCACGCCTATACCTTGCTCTTGGTGGCGGTGAGCTGGGCCATCTTCGCCCTGGAGGACTTTGGCCAATTGGGCGCCTACCTGGCGGTGATGTTCGGCCTGGCGGGGCGGAGCCTGACCGATGGGGCCTTCTTCTACTATCTGTGCTCCTACCTGCCGGTGCTGGTCCTGGCCTGCCTGGCCTCCACCCCCCTGGCCCGCCGCCTGTGGCACAGGGCTCCCGCACGGGCCGTCCAGGCGGCGCTGCCGGTGCTGCTGCTGGCGGGTCTGCTGCTGTCCACCGCCTATCTGGTGGACGCCACCTACAACCCCTTCCTGTATTTCCGGTTCTGA
- a CDS encoding DUF4358 domain-containing protein, with the protein MNQRILSVLLAGTLSLTLLAGCAPAGSETSQPPETTPMVTPTQPAEPTETPVLPTETPGAAPESTPGAAKPSQSPKPSEKPNAAPSQKPQASPEATPVPTPSESPDTSSVVTQVWEQIAADLADVLPSSMDLTGDDLKSTYGIDPADLEDYVCKLPMMSAHITEFFIAKVKDGKMDAVKAALQARQEALAGGFLYPSLVELVEDYKLVVNGNYILFCITENADQAVEIFDDYTK; encoded by the coding sequence ATGAATCAGCGTATCCTCTCCGTGCTGCTGGCGGGGACCCTCTCCCTAACCCTGCTGGCCGGCTGCGCCCCCGCGGGCAGCGAGACCTCCCAGCCTCCCGAGACCACCCCGATGGTCACGCCCACCCAGCCGGCGGAGCCCACCGAGACCCCGGTCCTGCCCACCGAGACGCCCGGCGCCGCCCCCGAAAGCACCCCCGGGGCCGCCAAGCCCTCCCAGAGCCCCAAGCCTTCGGAGAAGCCCAATGCCGCCCCCTCTCAAAAGCCCCAGGCCAGCCCTGAGGCCACGCCCGTCCCCACCCCCTCCGAGAGCCCGGACACCAGCTCTGTGGTCACCCAGGTGTGGGAGCAGATCGCCGCCGATTTGGCCGACGTGCTGCCCTCTTCCATGGACCTGACCGGCGACGACCTGAAGAGCACCTACGGCATCGACCCGGCGGACCTGGAGGATTACGTCTGCAAGCTGCCCATGATGAGCGCCCATATCACCGAGTTTTTCATTGCCAAGGTGAAGGACGGCAAGATGGATGCCGTCAAGGCCGCGCTCCAGGCCCGGCAGGAGGCCCTGGCCGGCGGCTTCCTCTACCCCTCGCTGGTGGAGCTGGTGGAGGACTACAAGCTGGTGGTCAACGGCAATTACATCCTCTTCTGCATCACCGAGAACGCCGACCAGGCGGTAGAGATCTTTGACGACTATACAAAGTAA